From the Campylobacter volucris genome, the window GAGTTTGAAAAATGTGAAGAGATTTTAAATGAGCTTATAGCTTTTTGCAATGGCAAAATCATGCTTGTTCAAGATGGTCAAATGATTTTTATAGATGATGAAAATAAACATCATTTGCTTTTAGAAGCTTATCATAATAGAGCACTTTGCAGGTTTAATTGTTTGAAATTTCAAGAAGCGCTTAAAGATGCAGCTATAGCTGTAGAGTTTGATCCTGGTAATGTGTTTTTGTTTAATCTTTTGGGTTTGTGTAATTTTAAGTTAAATTTGTTACAAGAAGCGCTTTTAGCTTTTAATAAAACTATAGTATTAGATAATGCCTATCATTTAGCATATTTTAACAGAGCTAGAGTTTATGTGCTTTTAAATGATTATAAAAAAGCTTTAAGAGATTTGCAAGCTTGTATTGATTTGGCTCCAGAATATTATGGTGCTTATTATATCAAAGCCATTGCTTTACTTAGTATTGATCCAAAACAAGCTTTGCTTGATTTTAAAAAAACGCAAGAATTGGGTTTTGAGTGTGCAGAATTGTTTTATTATCAAGGTATTGCTTATGAAAATTTAAATGAGCATCAAGAGGCGATAAATTGTTTTACCAAAGCTATTGAAAATGATAAAAATTACGCTGATGCTTACTATAAAAGAGCAAACAATAAACGCAAAATTAATGATTTAAAGATGGCTTTGCAAGATTGCTTAAAATCAATTGAATTAGATAATAAAAATGCAACAGCATATTTGATTTTAGGGCATATTTATAAAGATTTAAAAAAGATAGAATTATCAATAAAAGCTTTAAAAAAATCAATTGAACTAGATGAGAAGTTAGAATATCCATATTATGTTTTGG encodes:
- a CDS encoding tetratricopeptide repeat protein, with product MDNLIAELSDLAKEYFENSEFEKCEEILNELIAFCNGKIMLVQDGQMIFIDDENKHHLLLEAYHNRALCRFNCLKFQEALKDAAIAVEFDPGNVFLFNLLGLCNFKLNLLQEALLAFNKTIVLDNAYHLAYFNRARVYVLLNDYKKALRDLQACIDLAPEYYGAYYIKAIALLSIDPKQALLDFKKTQELGFECAELFYYQGIAYENLNEHQEAINCFTKAIENDKNYADAYYKRANNKRKINDLKMALQDCLKSIELDNKNATAYLILGHIYKDLKKIELSIKALKKSIELDEKLEYPYYVLANILYDLKEYNQALKYYDKAIELYE